ACCAGCACGACGTATTTTAAATAGACGAGTTTTATTAACTTCCGGCCGGGCCGGTACTTGGGCAGCGGTATTTTATATAACAGTTCCTGCATGAAGCCAAAGGGACAGAGCCAGCCGCAAAGGAACCTGCCCAGCAGTCCCCCCAGCAAAAGCAGCAGCCCGGAGGTAACCATAAGGAGCAGATAATTGCCGAATATAAGCGAGCTCTGGATCAGTCCCAGCGGACACGAGCTAAAAGCGCCGGGGCAGGAAGTGCAGTTCAGTACCGGCACACAGAGCCTTTTCAGAGGCCCGTTGTACGCCGTACCCTGCAGAAAACCGGCAATATGTCCGTTTATAAGCGCCGCTGTAATGGTCTGGACAACCCTTCTTTTCAATCATCACACTCCCGGATTACGTGGTAGCGGTATCCTTCCCCTACTGTATTTCCGTGACAAACCCTTCTACCTTCAGGGGTACCGGCTCAGCTTCCTCCCCCAGGAGCAACTCGCGGTAGGTCCCCATTGCGGCGTTGACCCCGTTGATCACTGCCTGGGAGCTTACTGTAGCGCAGGTAATCTGGATAATATCATTTGGCCGGGACGGCTCCAGAACCACTCTGTTTAAATAGGCGCCGGCGCTTTTGTTGTTAAACCGGTCCAAAAACCATTCTTTGGTCAGACTATCTCCTCCGTACAAGGGTGTCTCATCATGCTGCAATACTCTGATCCCCAGCAACTCGTTTTTTTCGCCATCTATTAAAACAAATAGGTCTATCGCGCTCCTGTAGCCCAGAGGACTTGATAAAAAAGCATAATTTTTCTGCTCGCCGCAAGTTATTTCGTAAGCATTTTTTACGGCAGGAAACTTTTCTTTAACTTCCTCCGTCAGTTCGATGCCCTTTATAGCTTCGTCTGCGATTTCCTGCTCGCTTCCCAGCAACTCCTGCAGGGCTTCCTTCTGGGGAGGCGTCATTTTTTTTGAATTACCGGAAGAGCACCCGGTCACGGTTAAAACCAGGATAGCTGCAGCAGCAAACAGCAAGACTACGCA
This region of Pelotomaculum schinkii genomic DNA includes:
- a CDS encoding FMN-binding protein, whose amino-acid sequence is MRKCVVLLFAAAAILVLTVTGCSSGNSKKMTPPQKEALQELLGSEQEIADEAIKGIELTEEVKEKFPAVKNAYEITCGEQKNYAFLSSPLGYRSAIDLFVLIDGEKNELLGIRVLQHDETPLYGGDSLTKEWFLDRFNNKSAGAYLNRVVLEPSRPNDIIQITCATVSSQAVINGVNAAMGTYRELLLGEEAEPVPLKVEGFVTEIQ